One Marinobacter sp. es.048 genomic window, TTGCTCTGGCGCCAGGGCTCTGCTTCGTTACTGGATGTCGTGGGCGGGGAAAACTCCGAGGTGGGCTTTTCCATGCTCCGGCAAACTGTTCCGGCCCTGCAGCTGGCAACCATGCAATCCGCCTCCAACGGCCTCGGTTTCCTGAGCTTCTATGAGCTACCCATTGAAGAGCAAAGCATGTTCCGGATGCTGCTGTTGCTCCCACTCGGCGCACTCATGGTGGCCTTCATGCGGATTGTCATCGGCATCCGCACCTCTGGCACCTTCATGCCCGTGCTCATTGCCGTGGCGTTCGTCCAGACGACTCTGGTGCCGGGCCTGATCGCTTTCCTCTCGGTTGTCGCCATAGGTCTCCTCATGCGCGGCTATCTGTCCAGCCTCAACCTGCTGCTGGTGTCGCGGATATCCGCGTTGATCATCCTGGTTATTTTCATCACCGCGGGCCTGAGCATCATCGGCTACCAGATGGGATTCAACACAGGCATGACGGTCACCTTTTTTCCGATGGTCATTATTGCCTGGACCATTGAGCGCATGTCCATCCTCTGGGAGGAAGAAGGCGCCCACGAAGTCATGGTCCAGGGAGCCGGCAGCCTGTTTGTGGCCATCTGTGCTTATCTGCTGATGAGCGCGCCACTGGCTGGCCATCTGACCTTCAACTTCCCGGAGCTGCACCTTGTCATCCTCGGCTTGATCCTGTTGATGGGGCAATACACCGGCTACAAGCTCAGCGAGCTGAGGCGCTTTACGCCAATGAAGGCGTACGACTGACCATGGACTGGATATCGCCACGATCACTCAAGAAGCTGGGAATGCTGAATATGAACCGGCGCAATGTTGACTACATTGCCCGGTACAATGAGCGCTCCTCCTACCCCATGGTAGACAACAAACTGAAGACCAAACTGGTGGTTGCCGAGTACGGAGTAAAAACCCCGAAACTGCTTCAGGTTGTTCGCCAGCAGCATGAAATATCCCACTTCCGGGAAATGGCTGAAGATCTTGAGGGCTTTGCCATCAAACCGGCGAAAGGCTCCGGCGGCAAGGGCATTACCGTCATTACCGGTCGGGATGGCGATGAATACATCAAAGCGTCCGGTTCGCGAGTCGATTCTTCATTCCTGGAGCGTCATCTGACCAACATTCTGGCCGGGCTCTACTCACTCGCGGGCACGCCGGATGTGGCGATCGTGGAAAACCTGGTGGAGTCTGCTCCATCACTGGCAAAGTATTCGCATCAGGGTGTGCCCGACATCCGGATTATCGTTTTTCAGGGCTATCCCGTAATGGCCATGCTGAGGCTGGCTACAACCGCATCAGACGGTAAGGCAAACCTCCACCAGGGCGCTGTGGGTGTCGGCCTGGATATCGGCTCCGGGCGAGGTCTGAACGCCGTTCAGTTCAACCGCCCTATTACCCTGCACCCAGACACCGGCCTGGCACTGGAAAACATCCAGATTGAAGCATGGGATGAGATGCTGGAAATGGCTTCACGATGCTACGAGGCAACCGGGCTCGGCTACATGGGGGTCGATCTGGTGGTGGATGCCAACGAAGGGCCACTGCTGCTGGAATTGAACGCACGACCCGGACTTGCGATTCAGATGGCCAACGGTCGCGGCCTTCTTCCCAGACTGCGGGCCATCGAGTCGCTCAAACGACCACATTTTACGCCGCTGGAGCGCTCCCGTTACGCCATGGAAACGTTCGCCAGTTCCTGAATTTTCATCGGGCATAAAAAAACCGGGGCAGAAGCCCCGGTTTTTTATTTCAATGCACCCTCAGGTCAGCTCACCCCTGGCAATCAGGAGTTGCCGCTCGTGACTGAGCCCCTTAAGCAAGCCCCAGGTCATGATCAGGAGAACTACCGTAAACGGCAAACCGGCACTAATAGCGGTCGCCTGAATCGCGCCAAGTGCATCTTCACCGCCACCAAAGATCAAGGCAGCAGCAATCGCACCTTCGGCAACAACCCAGAACACACGCTGAGCAGTCGGTGCATCAGTCTTACCACCGGCTGTAATGCTGTCGATAACCAGCGAGCCGGAATCTGAGGATGTTACGAAGAACACCAGCACCAGAATAATTCCGACGAACGACAGGATCCCGGTCAGCGGCAGATTTGCAAACATCTGGAACGTTGCCAGAGAAACTTCAGTCAGGCCGTTCTCAGCCAGCTCACCAACACCCTGCTGGATCTGTTCGATAGCAGCGCCACCGAAAGCGCTCATCCATACGACTGTGATGACGGTCGGAACGATCAACACTGCGGTAACAAACTCACGTACGGTGCGTCCCTTGGAAACCCGTGCGATGAACATGCCAACGAACGGTGACCAGGAAATCCACCATGCCCAATAGAAGACGGTCCAGCCCTGGAACCAGGCTTCGTCTTCACGAGCAAACGGATTACTGAGCTGCAACGCATTGCCAACATAGTTGGAAGAAGTAACCCACAGAGTTTCCAGAATGGTCATGGTTGGACCAGCGAAAATGACGAACAACAGCAAAATGGCGGCGACGGCCATGTTAATGTTACTCAGGACTTTCACGCCGCCATCGAGGCCCCTCAGCACTGAGATCAATGCAAGCGCCGTAACGCCGACGATAATCGCCATTTGGATATTCGTTCCAGCTCCAACGTCGAAGAGATAATTAAGGCCGGAAGCCGCCTGCTGAGCACCGAAACCGAGGGACGTCGCAAGACCAAAAATAGTGGCTACGACCGCCAGAACATCGATCACGTGACCAGGCCAACCCCACACCTTGTCTCTCAGCAAAGGGAAAAAAGCGGAGCGAATGGTCAGCGGCATGTTTTTATTGAAGGCAAAGAATGCCAGGGAGAGCGCAACGATCGCATAGATGCCCCAGGGGTGCAGACCCCAGTGGTACATGGTCGCGCCCATGGCAAGATTGCGGGCTTCATTCGTGCCGGCCTCTACGTTGAGTGGTGTCTCATACCATCCTGTGTAGTAGGCCACCGGCTCGGCAACGGCCCAGAACATGAGACCAATACCCATGCCAGCCGCGAACAGCATGCAGAACCAGGAAATCGTAGAGAATTCAGGCTTGCAGTCTTGGCCACCAATACGGATTTTACCCATCGGTAGAAAGATCAACGCCAAACATACAACAACAAAGATGTTGGCACTGATCAGGAAAAACCAGTCAAACGTCGCGATGATGTCCCATTTCGCTCCATCGAGCAGCTCTTTGGCCTGCCCGGGGAACATCAGGGTCCCTATCACGAACGCAACAACCAGTATCGCCGTAATCGGAAATACCGGTGCGTGGAGATCCAGCCCGAACGGTGTGATATTGTCCTGGCCGGCCACGTAGTCCGTCGAATATTCGTCTTTAACTACCTCGCCCACGTTATGGCGCCTCCTGAGTTGGTAAGTCGTTTATTCAGAATCGGAGTTCAAACATTACAAGCGCGTTATCATAATGTTTTGAGTTCAAAACATCAAAACTACGATTATTTTAGCCGCCTTGATATTTATCATAGACCATGATCGACAACGGACCAGCCAAAGTCCGGACCAATCGAGGCAAAATCCCGCGTCGTACGACTAAACTCTTCTGCATCAGCCGCGCCATTCGAGCCGGTTTTGCGAAACAACCAGAGGATTCCATGGAAAAAACAAAGACCTTTCCGCTTCGCTATACGGCCTATGCACTGAGCATTATCGGTTTTCTCGTTTCCCTTGGTCTGGCCATAGCTCTGGATGCTGGCTATGTATTCCCACTGATATTCGGTGCTTTCGCAGCCCTTGGCACTTATGATCTGGTACAGCGGCGGCACACCGTCAGCCGCAATTATCCCATCATGGCCAACTTCCGGTACCTGCTTGAATCCGTCGGGCCTGAAATCCGGCAATATTTCATTCAGTCCGACACAGAAGAGCGTCCCTTCTCACGAGAACAGCGGACGATCGTTTATCAGCGCGCCAAGAATGTTCTCGACAAGCGACCTTTTGGCTCCCAACTCGGCATGTACGATGAGGGGTTCGAATGGATGAACCACTCGCTCGCCCCTACACGCCTCGACAGCAGTGATTTCCGGATTCTGATCGGCAGGAACTGTGAAAAGCCATACAACGCCAGTGTGTTCAATATTTCCGCCATGAGCTTCGGCTCGCTCTCGGCCAACGCCATCCTCAGCCTGAACACCGGCGCCAGAATGGGCGGCTTCTATCACGACACCGGAGAGGGCTCTATTTCTCGTTACCACCGCCAGCCGGGTGGTGATCTGGTCTGGGAGATCGGTTCCGGGTATTTCGGCTGCCGCCACGAAGACGGTTCGTTCAACGAGGACATGTTTCGACAGAATGCCGCACTTGACCAGGTAAAAATGATAGAACTCAAACTATCCCAGGGTGCAAAACCCGGCCACGGCGGTATTTTGCCCGGCGCCAAGGTTACCCCTGAGATCGCCGAAGCACGGGGCGTCTCCATCGGCGAGGATTGCGTTTCTCCTGCCAGCCATTCGGCGTTCTCAAACCCCATAGAGATGCTGGAATTCATTGACCGGCTTCGGAAGCTGTCTGGCGGCAAACCCATAGGGTTCAAGCTAGCCATTGGCCACCCCTGGGAATGGTTCGCCATTGTCAAAGCGATGCTGGAAACAGGGCGAAAACCTGATTTTATAGTGGTCGATGGAGGCGAAGGCGGCACTGGGGCTGCACCCCTGGAGTTTATCAACCGGCTGGGCATGCCGATGACGGAAGCTCTTTTGCTGGTTCACAACACACTGGTTGGCACCAACCTTCGGGAAGACATTGCCATTGGAGCCGCAGGCAAGATTACGTCGGCCTTCAACATAGCCCGAACCCTGGCCCTTGGTGCGGACTGGTGCAACGCGGCCCGCGGCTATATGTTCTCCCTGGGCTGCATACAAGCACTCAACTGTCACACCGGCCGCTGCCCTAGCGGCGTGGCAACCCAGGACCCACGGCGCGGTAACAAGCTCGACGTAGAGCTCAAGAGCCAACGGGTGTACAACTATCACAAGAATACCCTGGACGCCCTGCAGAACCTGCTTGAGGCCTCGGGCCTGAGACACCCATCCGAACTCGGCCCCGAGCACATCGTACGGCGGGTTTCCAAAACAGAGGTGCACTCTTACATGGACCTGTTCCCTTTCCTGGAACCGGGTGCGCTTCTTGAGGGAAAAACAGACCTGACCGTGTTCGATAAATACTGGGAATTCGCCCGCCCAGATACCTTCGAACCACCCGAATTCATCCTGAAACTCCGGGAAACCAAGTTACGTTAAAAAACGGGCATCAAAATCGCTATCGGATGTTTATTTTTTCCATGGGCTCGTGTAGACTTCGCTCCCGCTAAGCCACTGAGAATACTCTCAAGTTTTGATGTGGCGAAGAGCGAATCGGGGCGTAGCGCAGCTTGGTAGCGCACTTGCATGGGGTGCAAGGGGTCGTAGGTTCAAATCCTACCGTCCCGACCAGATTCCGACAAAAAGCCCGGGCCGAAAGGCCCGGGCTTTTTGTTATCTGACTTTTATTCCGTGAACGCACCTGTAAAGTCAATTTTACCTCGAGCCAGCCGCAGCCTGCCTTTGCGCTCCAGCTCTTTTAACAAACGACTGACCACCTCCCTCGCTGTTCCCAACTCGACAGCAAGCTCCTGGTGGGTAATCGTGATCGCACCCTGTCCGGCACGAGCCTCAAGCCAGTGTACGAGACGTTCGTCCATGCGCCGGAAAGCGACTTCCTCTACCAACAACATCAGATCATTCAAGCGGCGACCGTAGGATTCCATAATGCCAAGCCGGAAGTCAGCAGACTGGTCCATCAGCCGGTCGAATAAACCTCTCGGTACCATGAACACCTCGGCGTCATCCTCAACCACAGCCTCCGCCCGAAAGCCATCGCCAGTCATCAGACACCCGATCGAAAGCGTGCAAACGTCATCGGCGCCCATTCGGTATAGAACTATCCGATTACCGGATAATCCGGTCATCTGAACCTTCACACTTCCATTGAGCACAAGGGGAAGGCCCTGGCACGGATCCCCCGCACGGAAAAGGATCTTTCCATGCTCGAATCGCAGGGGCTGCAAACTGCTCAGGGCATCTCTGCGAAGGTCTTCCGGCAAAGTGTCTAGAATACTGTGGTGCAACATGGGCACTCCCATGAAATAAGTGACAGCGCTGAGGATAACCAATTCTGCGCCTCTGTGACTTTATCACTGACTGGGCCGAAGGACAGGCGCTAACCTTTATATTGTCGTCTCATATCAACCAAGGAGAATGGATCATGAGCATCAATATGGGTTCCGCGGATCGCATCATTCGTGCCGTCGTCGGCATTGTACTTCTGGCGCTTGTGTTTGTGGGTCCACAAACCGCTTGGGGCTGGATTGGCATTGTTCCTCTGGCCACTGCCGCAGTGGGCAACTGCCCCGCCTATTCAATCCTGGGCATCAAGACCTGCAAGAAGCAGTAAACGTGCAGGCATAAAAAAACCGGGGCAGCCTTGCTGTCCCGGTTTTTCTTCTGACTTTCGGAAGCGCTATTTGACCGGCGCGTTCAGAACTTCAAGCACTTCTTCCAGCTCTGTAATCATCTGACGAATCAGTTGCTTATACTGGGAGGTATCATCTTTCACCTCGTGACTGCTCAGCTTCTGCTTTGCGCCACCGATAGTGTAGCCCTGGTCATAGAGAAGGCTACGAATCTGGCGGATGGTAATAACGTCCGCACGTTGATAATACCGTCGGTTGCCACGACGCTTTACCGGCGACAGCTGCGGGAACTCCTGCTCCCAATACCGCAGGACGTGCGCTTTCACCGCACACAGCTCCGCCACCTCACCTATGGTGAAATAACGCTTCCCGGGAATCGTGGGAAGTTCGTTGTTATGACTGGGTTCCAGCATACGCTTCTACTTTTTGCTTTAGTTTTTGTCCCGGGCGAAACGTAACGACACGCCGTGCACTGATTGGAATCTCTTCACCGGTTTTCGGGTTCCGTCCCGGACGCTGCTTCTTATCCCGTAGATCGAAGTTACCGAAACCGGACAGCTTCACCTGCTCGTTGTGGCTGAGAGCGCCTCTGATCTCATCGAAAAAAGCTTCTACCATTTCCTTGGCTTCGCGTTTGTTCAGGCCCAATTCCTCGTACAACCGCTCTGCCATTTCCGCTTTCGTCAAAGCCGCCATCTCTCAACTCCTCAGTGTTGCCCCCAGCTCTTCTTTCAATGCGTCGATCACACCGTTGAAGAGCGAATGCACTTCATCCTCGTTCAATGTACGTTCGGGGTGCTGCCAGAACAGGCTCAGGGCCAGGCTTCGGTTACCCTCACCCAAGCTCTCACCTTCATAGACATCGAACGCACGCAACGCTGTCAGCTGCTCACCGGCATGCTTTTTCGCTACACGCTCCACATCGGCGAACGCTACCTCGTTTCCGATAATAATAGCCAAATCCCGACGAACTTCCGGGAATTTTGAAATTTCTTTGAAATTAGGCACATATCCGGTAACGATTGAATTCAAGAATAGCTCAAACATCAGGATCGTGCCATTAAGTTCAAGATTTTTCTGAACTTGTGGATGCAGAGTCCCCAGCCAGCCCACGCGCTCACCGTCGCGCATGAGTTCTGCAGTCTGTCCCGGGTGCAGAGCAGGATGCTGGCTGCCAACAAAATGGATCTCAATGCCAAGCAAACGGAACAGACTCTCCAAA contains:
- a CDS encoding Crp/Fnr family transcriptional regulator — encoded protein: MLHHSILDTLPEDLRRDALSSLQPLRFEHGKILFRAGDPCQGLPLVLNGSVKVQMTGLSGNRIVLYRMGADDVCTLSIGCLMTGDGFRAEAVVEDDAEVFMVPRGLFDRLMDQSADFRLGIMESYGRRLNDLMLLVEEVAFRRMDERLVHWLEARAGQGAITITHQELAVELGTAREVVSRLLKELERKGRLRLARGKIDFTGAFTE
- the ihfA gene encoding integration host factor subunit alpha, with protein sequence MAALTKAEMAERLYEELGLNKREAKEMVEAFFDEIRGALSHNEQVKLSGFGNFDLRDKKQRPGRNPKTGEEIPISARRVVTFRPGQKLKQKVEAYAGTQS
- a CDS encoding inactive transglutaminase family protein, yielding MTTRSRLPFYIAVFLLIAAGISLAVWRHIELGIPWLTGEQRPVWMVEARIDFDAGDGSVLASLNIPEQPPGFRILTEQAASPGYGFSIIDSSGNRRAEWSKREVSGPQTLYFKAQFIPDPNAQPELPAREPKTPRTFWEEPEATAVEEILEQAKARSSTPESMTRELIRLMQPDTRTQNTTLLVSEENYLDLLVDMLNHSGIAARIADGLRLEDARRRQQLMPYLQIYNGKQWLTFNPKTAEQGVPDDLLLWRQGSASLLDVVGGENSEVGFSMLRQTVPALQLATMQSASNGLGFLSFYELPIEEQSMFRMLLLLPLGALMVAFMRIVIGIRTSGTFMPVLIAVAFVQTTLVPGLIAFLSVVAIGLLMRGYLSSLNLLLVSRISALIILVIFITAGLSIIGYQMGFNTGMTVTFFPMVIIAWTIERMSILWEEEGAHEVMVQGAGSLFVAICAYLLMSAPLAGHLTFNFPELHLVILGLILLMGQYTGYKLSELRRFTPMKAYD
- a CDS encoding FMN-binding glutamate synthase family protein → MEKTKTFPLRYTAYALSIIGFLVSLGLAIALDAGYVFPLIFGAFAALGTYDLVQRRHTVSRNYPIMANFRYLLESVGPEIRQYFIQSDTEERPFSREQRTIVYQRAKNVLDKRPFGSQLGMYDEGFEWMNHSLAPTRLDSSDFRILIGRNCEKPYNASVFNISAMSFGSLSANAILSLNTGARMGGFYHDTGEGSISRYHRQPGGDLVWEIGSGYFGCRHEDGSFNEDMFRQNAALDQVKMIELKLSQGAKPGHGGILPGAKVTPEIAEARGVSIGEDCVSPASHSAFSNPIEMLEFIDRLRKLSGGKPIGFKLAIGHPWEWFAIVKAMLETGRKPDFIVVDGGEGGTGAAPLEFINRLGMPMTEALLLVHNTLVGTNLREDIAIGAAGKITSAFNIARTLALGADWCNAARGYMFSLGCIQALNCHTGRCPSGVATQDPRRGNKLDVELKSQRVYNYHKNTLDALQNLLEASGLRHPSELGPEHIVRRVSKTEVHSYMDLFPFLEPGALLEGKTDLTVFDKYWEFARPDTFEPPEFILKLRETKLR
- a CDS encoding DUF2892 domain-containing protein — its product is MSINMGSADRIIRAVVGIVLLALVFVGPQTAWGWIGIVPLATAAVGNCPAYSILGIKTCKKQ
- a CDS encoding alpha-L-glutamate ligase-like protein, producing MDWISPRSLKKLGMLNMNRRNVDYIARYNERSSYPMVDNKLKTKLVVAEYGVKTPKLLQVVRQQHEISHFREMAEDLEGFAIKPAKGSGGKGITVITGRDGDEYIKASGSRVDSSFLERHLTNILAGLYSLAGTPDVAIVENLVESAPSLAKYSHQGVPDIRIIVFQGYPVMAMLRLATTASDGKANLHQGAVGVGLDIGSGRGLNAVQFNRPITLHPDTGLALENIQIEAWDEMLEMASRCYEATGLGYMGVDLVVDANEGPLLLELNARPGLAIQMANGRGLLPRLRAIESLKRPHFTPLERSRYAMETFASS
- a CDS encoding MerR family transcriptional regulator; this encodes MLEPSHNNELPTIPGKRYFTIGEVAELCAVKAHVLRYWEQEFPQLSPVKRRGNRRYYQRADVITIRQIRSLLYDQGYTIGGAKQKLSSHEVKDDTSQYKQLIRQMITELEEVLEVLNAPVK
- a CDS encoding BCCT family transporter encodes the protein MGEVVKDEYSTDYVAGQDNITPFGLDLHAPVFPITAILVVAFVIGTLMFPGQAKELLDGAKWDIIATFDWFFLISANIFVVVCLALIFLPMGKIRIGGQDCKPEFSTISWFCMLFAAGMGIGLMFWAVAEPVAYYTGWYETPLNVEAGTNEARNLAMGATMYHWGLHPWGIYAIVALSLAFFAFNKNMPLTIRSAFFPLLRDKVWGWPGHVIDVLAVVATIFGLATSLGFGAQQAASGLNYLFDVGAGTNIQMAIIVGVTALALISVLRGLDGGVKVLSNINMAVAAILLLFVIFAGPTMTILETLWVTSSNYVGNALQLSNPFAREDEAWFQGWTVFYWAWWISWSPFVGMFIARVSKGRTVREFVTAVLIVPTVITVVWMSAFGGAAIEQIQQGVGELAENGLTEVSLATFQMFANLPLTGILSFVGIILVLVFFVTSSDSGSLVIDSITAGGKTDAPTAQRVFWVVAEGAIAAALIFGGGEDALGAIQATAISAGLPFTVVLLIMTWGLLKGLSHERQLLIARGELT